The window GCATCATACGCGTTTCGTCGACGCCGACTTCGACGAGGTCGTGGCCGAACTGGTGGCGGTCATCGCCGAGCTGCGTCCGCACGTGGTGGTGACCTACGACCCCAACGGGGGCTACGGCCACCCCGACCACATCCAGACCCATCGCGTCACCACCGCCGCCGTCGCCGCCTCGGCGCCCACCTGGCAGGTGCCCAAGTTCTACTGGACGGTCATGAGCACCAACGCGTTTCGCGACGGGATCGACGCTCTCGGTGACGACGACGTCTTGCCCGATTGGATCCGGCCCACCGGCGAGATGGCGTTCGGCTTCAGCGATGACCGCATCACCGCGGCCGTCGAGGCCCCTGAGTTCGTGCCGGCCAAGGTGGCTGCGATCGCGGCGCACGCCACCCAGGTTCTGCCCGGACCCACCCGTCGCGCGTTCACGCTGTCGAACAAGATGGCGTTGCCGGTACTCGGCGCCGAGCATTACGTGCTCGTCCAGGGCGAGTCCGGGGCTACCGACGAGCGCGGCTGGGAGACTGACCTTCTGGCGGGGTTGCAGTAGCGCCCGGCGGGGTAGGCTGCGGATCACGCAGCGACGAAGGGACGGCCATGGACCCCGACCTCGACCCGAATTTGCAGCACAGGCAGGACCGGCTCGACAACTTCCACCGGGTGGTCGGTTCGTTGGTCTCGCTGCTCGACAGCATCCCCACCTGACCGCCGTCCAGCGTCGCACCGAGGTCTCCGCGGACCCCGGTGCGGCAGGTTCCGCCATCCGCGCCGTCATCCTCGCCCTGCTCGCTGTCGACGGTGTGATCACAGCCGTGGTCGGCGCGCTGCTGCTGCCGTCCTATCTTGGCGCCGTGCCGTTTCCGATCAGCGCACTGGTCACCGGCTTGGTCAACGCCGTCCTGGTCTGGGCGGCCATGTACTGGACCGCCTCCAATCGCCTTGCGGCACTGCCGCTGCTGACCTGGCTGGCGACCGTGGCCATCATGACGCTGGGCGGTCCGGGCGGTGACGTCGTCTTCGGCGGTCCGGGCGTGATGGAGTACTCGGTGCTGCTGTTCCTGGCCCTCGGCGCGTCACCGCCGGGTTGGCTGCTCTGGCGACGAGCGCGTCCAGCGTCCTAGCTGCCCGCGCGCGCCTTGCGATCGCGCGCGGAGCCGCCGGTCGCGTGGGTCTTCTTAGCGTTGTCCGGCCCCGACTTTCCGGTGCTCGCGCCCGCGTCGGTCGCACCCGAGCCCGCGTCGGGCGCGTCGCTGACCGTCGAGGCGGCTTTGGGCGTGTCGCTGTGTGATCCCGCACCGGCGCCCTGGTCCGTGGTGTCGATCTTCGGCGGCGCGGCGATGGTCTTCGCGGTGCTGTCGACGGCGTCGGCGGCCGCGGCCACCGCGCTCTTGACCTGTGCGACGACCCCGTCGCGCCGGGTGTGGCCGGTGCCCGAGGCGGCACGGTCGCTGGGGGCCACCGTCTGCGACGCCTGTGCTGTCGTGCCGGACGTGGGCGCCGCTGCGGCCAGGGCGGTGGGCACCGTCGGAACCGCCGCGAAGGGGAACGGCGGGATCGGCAGTGGGGGCAGTGGCGGGAGGAGCCAGCCGAGGAAGTAGTTGACCTCGGCCACGGCCGTGTTGACCAAGGCGGTCCATGACGCCTGCGCCACGTAGGTCAGACCGGCCACCCACACCGACAGGTCAAGTGGGTGGTTGAGCACCGGGACGATCAGGCCGTACACGGTGGCGTCGCCGATCGGTGATCCGAGGTTGTCCCAGAGGATCGGCGCCTGGTCGCCGATGTAGTTGAGCGGCCACAGCCAGCTCAACACGTACTGCGTCAGGTCGGCGGCGTAGTTGATCCAGTAGTCGGCGAAGTTCCAGGCATTGATCACCAAGTCGCCGGTGGCGTTGGCGGTCGCGGCTGCCTGCGGGGTGGTGGTGGCGGCAGCGGCTGCTGGTTTCGCCGGTGCCGGCGGGCTGACCAGCCCCAATACCGCCGCGGCGGCGTTGGCCGGCTGCAGCAGCGGCTGCACCGCGGTGCTGAGCCGAACCGCATCGGCGCTGATCGAGGAGGGAAGCGGAGGGTGGACCGGGGCGACGACGACGGCACTGGCTGCCAATGCCGCCATCCCGGCGGTCAGGTACGAGCGAACGGACACGGCCATGGCGCTACTCCCCGGATCTACAACAGCTGACACTGACAACTTACGTTTCCGTCGGCCCGGTTGTTACAGATTTGGCCGCCGACGCATTGGTGACCAAGGTCCCGTCCGCCCAGTCACACCGGGGACCATCGGTATTACTGTGAGGACCATGTCGGTCTCCGTTTCAGATTGTGGGACGTGCGGATGATTTCCCAGCCGTCGACGGTTACCGGGGAGTGGCCCTGAACCCGCAGCACCCCACTCCGCTGCCCGCACCCGTGGTCCCGCCGCGGACTGACACACCGTCACCGGCCGCGCTGCGGCGCGTCCTGCGCCGCGCCCGTGACGGCGTCGCACTCAACGCCGGGGAAGCCGCCGTCGCGATGACCGCCCGCGGAGCGGATCTGGCGGATCTGTGCGCCAGCGGCGCCCGGGTGCGCGACGCCGGCCTGCAGTCCGCGGGCCGCGTGGGCCCCGGTGGCCGGCTGCCGGTGACGTACTCGCGCAAGGTCTTCATCCCGGTGACTCACCTGTGCCGCGACACCTGCCACTACTGCACGTTCGTCACCGTGCCCGGCAAGTTGCGCGCCGAGGGCAGGGGCATGTACCTGGAGCCCGACGAGATCCTCGACATCGCCCGCCGCGGTGCCGAATTGGGTTGCAAGGAAGCATTGTTCACCCTTGGCGACCGCCCCGAAACACGGTGGCCCGAAGCCCGGCAGTGGCTCGACGAACGCGGCTACGACTCGACGCTGGACTACGTGCGCGCGATGGCGATCCGGGTCCTGGAGGACACCGGCCTGCTGCCGCATCTGAACCCGGGCGCGATGAGCTGGGTGGAGCTGTCGCGCCTCAAGCCGGTGGCACCGTCGATGGGCATGATGCTCGAGACCACCTCGCGACGGCTGTTCGAGGCCAAGGGCCTGGCGCACTACGGCAGCCCCGACAAGGCTCCTGAAATCCGGTTGCGCACGCTGGCCGACGCGGGACGGCTGTCGATCCCGTTCACCACCGGCCTGCTGGTCGGTATCGGCGAGACACGGGCCGAGCGCGCCGACACCCTGCACGCGATCCGGCGTCTGCACAAGGAGTTCGGCCACATCCAGGAAGTGATCGTGCAGAACTTCCGCGCCAAGGACCACACCGCGATGGCGGGCGCGCCGGACGCCGACTTCGACGACTTCGTCGCCACGGTGGCGGTCACCCGCCTGGTGCTCGGCCCCGGCATGCGGGTGCAGGCGCCGCCGAACCTGGTGTCGCGCTCGGAGTGCCTGGCCCTGCTGGGCGCCGGGGTCGACGACTGGGGCGGGGTCTCGCCGCTGACCCCAGACCACGTCAACCCGGAACGGCCGTGGCCGGCGCTCGACGAGCTTGCCGCCGTGACCGCCGAGGGCGGATTCGATCTGGTTCAGCGGCTGACCGCCCAGCCTCGCTACGTCCAGGGCGGCACCGCCTGGATCGACCCGCGGGTGGCCGGTCACGTCGCCGCGCTGGCCGACCCGCAGACCGGTTTCGCGCTCGACGTCAACCCGGTCGGGCGGCCGTGGCAGGAGCCCGACGAGGCTGGCGAGTCGCTGGGCCGCACCGACCTGCACGCCGCCGTCGACACCGAGGGCCGTCGCACGGAAACCCGCAGCGATCTCGGTACCGCGTTCGGCGACTGGGAGTCCATCCGCGCCCGGGTGGGGGAGCTGGCCGCGCGGGCACCCGACCGAATCGACACCGACGTGGTCGCCGCCCTGCGCGCCGCCGAACGCAACCCGGGCGGCTGCAGCGACGACGACTACCTGGCGCTGGCCACCGCCGCCGGCCCTGCCCTGGATGCCGTTGCGGCACTGGCAGATTCGCTGCGCCGCGACGTCGTCGGCGAGGACGTCACGTTCGTGGTGAACCGCAACATCAACTTCACCAACATCTGCTACACCGGTTGCCGGTTCTGCGCCTTCGCGCAGCGCAAGGGCGACGCCGACGCGTTCTCGCTGTCCACCCTGGAAGTGGCCGAGCGCGCCTGGGAGGCCCACGTCGCCGGTGCCACCGAGGTCTGCATGCAGGGCGGTATCGACCCCGAACTGCCTGTCACCGGTTACGCCGATCTGGTTCGCGCGGTAAAGGAACGGGTGCCGTCGATGCACGTGCACGCGTTCTCGCCGATGGAGATCGCCAACGGAGTCACCAAGAGCGGCTTGAGTGTTCGGGAGTGGCTGATCAGCCTGCGGGAGGCGGGACTGGACACCATCCCCGGCACCGCGGCGGAGATCCTCGACGACGAAGTCCGCTGGGTGCTGACCAAGGGCAAGCTGCCCACCTCGCTGTGGGTCGAGATCGTGAGCACCGCCCACGAGGTGGGGCTGCGGTCGAGCTCGACGATGATGTACGGCCACGTCGACACCCCGCGGCACTGGGTAGGCCACCTCAACGTGCTGCGGGAGATCCAGGACCGCACCGGCGGGTTCACCGAGTTCGTCCCGCTGCCGTTCGTGCACCAGTCCTCACCGCTGTACCTCGCCGGCGCATCCCGGCCCGGCCCAACCCACCGCGACAACCGCGCGGTTCACGCCCTGGCCCGGATCATGCTGCACGGCCGCATCTCACAGATTCAGACCAGCTGGGTCAAGCTCGGGGTCGAACGCACCCAGATGATGCTCAACGGCGGCGCCAACGACCTCGGCGGCACGCTGATG is drawn from Candidatus Mycolicibacterium alkanivorans and contains these coding sequences:
- the mshB gene encoding N-acetyl-1-D-myo-inositol-2-amino-2-deoxy-alpha-D-glucopyranoside deacetylase, which produces MQETPRLLFVHAHPDDETINNGVTIARYAAQGAEVTVVTCTLGEEGEIIDDRWIRLAVDQADQLGGYRVGELTAALRNLGLEEPRFLGGAGRWRDSGMEGTPRHHTRFVDADFDEVVAELVAVIAELRPHVVVTYDPNGGYGHPDHIQTHRVTTAAVAASAPTWQVPKFYWTVMSTNAFRDGIDALGDDDVLPDWIRPTGEMAFGFSDDRITAAVEAPEFVPAKVAAIAAHATQVLPGPTRRAFTLSNKMALPVLGAEHYVLVQGESGATDERGWETDLLAGLQ
- a CDS encoding bifunctional FO biosynthesis protein CofGH, yielding MALNPQHPTPLPAPVVPPRTDTPSPAALRRVLRRARDGVALNAGEAAVAMTARGADLADLCASGARVRDAGLQSAGRVGPGGRLPVTYSRKVFIPVTHLCRDTCHYCTFVTVPGKLRAEGRGMYLEPDEILDIARRGAELGCKEALFTLGDRPETRWPEARQWLDERGYDSTLDYVRAMAIRVLEDTGLLPHLNPGAMSWVELSRLKPVAPSMGMMLETTSRRLFEAKGLAHYGSPDKAPEIRLRTLADAGRLSIPFTTGLLVGIGETRAERADTLHAIRRLHKEFGHIQEVIVQNFRAKDHTAMAGAPDADFDDFVATVAVTRLVLGPGMRVQAPPNLVSRSECLALLGAGVDDWGGVSPLTPDHVNPERPWPALDELAAVTAEGGFDLVQRLTAQPRYVQGGTAWIDPRVAGHVAALADPQTGFALDVNPVGRPWQEPDEAGESLGRTDLHAAVDTEGRRTETRSDLGTAFGDWESIRARVGELAARAPDRIDTDVVAALRAAERNPGGCSDDDYLALATAAGPALDAVAALADSLRRDVVGEDVTFVVNRNINFTNICYTGCRFCAFAQRKGDADAFSLSTLEVAERAWEAHVAGATEVCMQGGIDPELPVTGYADLVRAVKERVPSMHVHAFSPMEIANGVTKSGLSVREWLISLREAGLDTIPGTAAEILDDEVRWVLTKGKLPTSLWVEIVSTAHEVGLRSSSTMMYGHVDTPRHWVGHLNVLREIQDRTGGFTEFVPLPFVHQSSPLYLAGASRPGPTHRDNRAVHALARIMLHGRISQIQTSWVKLGVERTQMMLNGGANDLGGTLMEETISRMAGSEHGSAKTVTELVAIAEGIGRPARQRTTTYAKRAA